A genomic window from Sulfurospirillum multivorans DSM 12446 includes:
- the obgE gene encoding GTPase ObgE, translating to MFIDNVALTLSSGKGGPGSVSFRREKHVIQGGPDGGDGGRGGNVYFEVDNNTHTLSHFRNNQHLKAKNGEAGMGKKMYGKMGEHLVVTVPPGTQVLDAETKEVLLDLVDDSEKKLFLEGGMGGLGNTHFKSSTNQRPEFAQPGRPGLTKEIKLELKLIADVGLVGFPNVGKSTLISVVSNAQPEIANYEFTTITPKLGVVVTDDYRSYVMADIPGIIGGASEGKGLGIEFLRHIERTKFLLFMIDLANYRDLKEQYYTLQQELRTFSEKLAHRDYAIALTRCDTLSSDEINEKVDQFLRLLGLEANEFTHKYKTREDLHSYGQDVHERERALPFFVMPLSSVSKINVDPIKYALSDVITKVRDEKSSR from the coding sequence ATGTTTATAGACAATGTAGCACTCACACTCAGCTCCGGAAAAGGAGGCCCAGGTTCCGTCTCTTTCCGTAGAGAAAAGCATGTTATCCAAGGTGGTCCTGATGGTGGAGATGGAGGACGCGGAGGCAATGTCTATTTTGAAGTGGATAACAATACCCACACCCTCTCCCATTTTCGAAACAACCAACACCTTAAAGCCAAAAATGGTGAAGCAGGTATGGGAAAAAAGATGTACGGTAAAATGGGCGAACATTTGGTCGTAACGGTTCCTCCTGGAACGCAAGTTTTAGATGCAGAAACGAAAGAGGTTCTTTTAGATCTTGTCGATGACAGCGAGAAAAAGCTTTTTTTAGAAGGCGGTATGGGCGGTCTTGGCAATACACACTTTAAAAGTTCAACCAATCAACGACCTGAATTTGCTCAACCTGGGCGTCCTGGGCTTACCAAAGAGATTAAGCTTGAACTTAAATTGATCGCCGATGTTGGGCTTGTAGGTTTCCCAAATGTGGGAAAATCAACGCTGATTTCGGTTGTCTCCAATGCGCAACCTGAAATTGCAAACTATGAATTTACCACGATTACACCAAAACTAGGTGTGGTGGTCACCGATGATTACCGCTCGTACGTTATGGCGGACATTCCAGGTATTATTGGAGGAGCTAGTGAAGGCAAAGGGCTAGGGATTGAGTTCTTGCGCCACATTGAGCGTACTAAATTTTTACTTTTCATGATTGATCTTGCCAATTACCGTGATCTTAAAGAGCAATATTACACGCTTCAACAAGAGCTTCGCACGTTTTCTGAAAAATTAGCACACCGTGATTATGCGATCGCACTGACACGTTGTGACACATTAAGCTCTGATGAGATCAATGAAAAAGTGGACCAATTTTTAAGACTTTTAGGGCTTGAAGCCAATGAATTTACGCACAAATATAAAACGAGGGAAGACTTGCATTCGTATGGTCAAGATGTTCATGAGAGAGAGCGTGCATTGCCATTTTTTGTGATGCCACTCTCTTCTGTCTCTAAAATCAACGTTGATCCGATCAAGTATGCCCTATCCGATGTTATAACAAAGGTTCGTGATGAGAAGAGTAGTCGTTAA
- the proB gene encoding glutamate 5-kinase, protein MRRVVVKVGTHVLSEQNRLCKERILNLVEFLVALMEKHEVILVSSGAVAAGYSILKLDKKLLHNRQAIAAVGQPQLMAIYNKKLEKFGKSGAQLLLTADDFDSRKRCYHAKCTIDTLLENGILPIINENDATATEELVFGDNDQLSSRVAYYFGADLLILLSDIDGYYDKDPHKHADATMRKIVHAIDPSELEVEKSANFAFATGGIVTKLKAADFLLERKKSMFIASGFDLSDVKSYMLEGVHKGGTLFTCKD, encoded by the coding sequence ATGAGAAGAGTAGTCGTTAAGGTTGGCACGCACGTCCTAAGCGAGCAAAACCGTTTATGTAAAGAGCGCATTTTAAATTTGGTGGAATTTTTAGTCGCACTGATGGAAAAACATGAAGTCATTTTGGTCTCTTCGGGAGCCGTGGCAGCTGGTTATTCCATCTTGAAATTGGATAAAAAATTACTGCACAATCGCCAAGCAATCGCCGCTGTGGGTCAACCCCAATTGATGGCGATCTACAATAAAAAACTTGAAAAATTTGGTAAAAGTGGCGCACAACTGCTCTTAACAGCCGATGATTTTGACTCACGAAAACGTTGTTACCATGCTAAATGTACGATTGACACTTTGCTTGAAAATGGTATTCTTCCCATTATCAATGAAAACGATGCGACGGCAACGGAAGAGCTTGTTTTTGGTGATAACGATCAACTTTCTTCACGGGTTGCATACTATTTTGGAGCAGACCTTTTGATCTTGCTCTCCGACATTGACGGCTATTATGACAAAGACCCTCACAAACATGCCGATGCGACGATGCGCAAGATTGTTCATGCGATTGATCCTTCCGAATTGGAAGTTGAAAAATCAGCCAATTTTGCCTTTGCAACGGGCGGCATCGTGACCAAACTCAAAGCGGCAGACTTTTTGTTGGAGCGCAAAAAATCGATGTTTATCGCGAGTGGCTTTGATTTAAGCGATGTGAAAAGTTATATGTTAGAGGGCGTTCATAAAGGCGGAACACTCTTTACATGTAAGGATTAA
- the fmt gene encoding methionyl-tRNA formyltransferase → MRIVFMGTPSYATTILEALLQHSDIDVVLLITQEDKPVGRKQVLTPPHIKAWLLEHDLHVEIYQPKSLRGDEAHAKIAALKPDFIVVAAYGQLLPKAILDIAPCINLHASLLPKYRGASPIQSTLLANETYAGVTSMLMEEGLDTGAMLGFSYLKIEPKHTSTLLFDALATLAAKLTVVTLENFHSISPLTQISANASHCKKIKKEDGLVSFDHSAQAIVTRFKALSPWPGLFLESGIKLLELECSNEKENALGGVLQAINPEGIILTCKKGSLLLKTLQPISKNAMSAVDYIRGKRLNIGDTLV, encoded by the coding sequence ATGCGCATTGTTTTTATGGGTACCCCTTCGTATGCTACGACAATTTTAGAAGCATTGCTTCAACATTCTGACATCGATGTGGTGCTTTTGATAACCCAAGAAGACAAACCCGTAGGACGAAAACAGGTATTGACTCCTCCGCACATTAAAGCATGGCTCCTTGAACACGATTTACATGTAGAAATTTATCAGCCAAAATCGTTGCGAGGAGATGAAGCTCACGCCAAAATTGCTGCGTTAAAGCCTGATTTTATCGTAGTGGCGGCATACGGTCAGCTTTTGCCTAAAGCAATCCTTGATATTGCGCCTTGTATCAACCTTCACGCTTCACTCCTTCCAAAATACCGAGGAGCAAGCCCGATTCAATCCACACTTTTAGCCAACGAAACCTACGCGGGTGTGACCTCAATGCTGATGGAAGAGGGGCTTGATACGGGCGCAATGCTTGGATTTTCATACCTTAAAATTGAACCAAAACACACTTCGACACTTTTGTTTGATGCCCTTGCCACACTGGCGGCAAAATTGACCGTTGTGACTCTTGAAAATTTTCATTCCATCTCGCCTTTAACCCAAATCAGTGCTAATGCAAGTCATTGTAAAAAGATTAAAAAAGAGGATGGTTTGGTCTCGTTTGATCACAGTGCTCAAGCGATTGTGACACGCTTTAAAGCACTCTCTCCTTGGCCGGGACTTTTCTTGGAATCGGGTATAAAACTACTAGAACTTGAATGCAGTAATGAGAAAGAAAATGCTCTTGGTGGCGTCCTTCAGGCGATAAACCCTGAAGGAATTATACTTACATGTAAAAAGGGTTCACTGCTGCTTAAAACCCTTCAGCCGATCTCCAAAAATGCGATGAGCGCTGTGGATTATATTCGTGGAAAAAGGCTTAACATTGGTGATACACTGGTTTGA
- a CDS encoding biotin--[acetyl-CoA-carboxylase] ligase gives MEKGLTLVIHWFDSLESTHQYLITSLREGTLFAPCAIGATTQTNGVGSRGNAWVGEAGNLFFSFCVEEKQLPLDLPLASVSIYFSALVKQILEDKGSCVWLKWPNDFYCDTKKIGGMITTKTSVTIVGSIGLNLCSAPENFGTLDIIITPKALAEDLIAKVEEKISWKKVFSKYKIEFDQNRNFSFHLDGKLVSLRDAVLCDDGSIELENKKVYSLR, from the coding sequence GTGGAAAAAGGCTTAACATTGGTGATACACTGGTTTGATTCTTTAGAGTCCACACATCAATATCTCATCACCTCGCTTCGCGAAGGTACACTTTTTGCACCATGTGCCATCGGTGCTACGACACAAACCAATGGGGTGGGCAGTCGTGGTAACGCTTGGGTTGGCGAAGCGGGAAATCTCTTTTTTTCATTTTGTGTCGAAGAGAAACAGTTACCGCTCGATTTGCCATTAGCCTCTGTTTCGATCTATTTTTCTGCTTTAGTGAAGCAGATTTTAGAAGATAAAGGCTCGTGTGTATGGCTTAAATGGCCCAATGATTTTTACTGTGATACGAAAAAAATTGGAGGAATGATCACCACCAAAACGAGTGTTACGATTGTAGGTTCAATTGGACTGAATCTTTGTAGCGCACCTGAAAATTTCGGGACTTTAGATATTATCATTACACCCAAAGCTTTAGCCGAAGATTTAATTGCTAAGGTTGAAGAAAAAATATCGTGGAAGAAAGTTTTTAGTAAATATAAGATAGAATTTGACCAAAATCGAAACTTTTCTTTCCATTTAGATGGCAAATTGGTCTCGTTACGTGACGCGGTATTGTGTGATGATGGCTCTATAGAGCTAGAAAATAAAAAGGTGTACAGTTTACGATGA
- a CDS encoding ParA family protein: MSEIIAIANQKGGVGKTTTAINLAASLAVAEKRVLLIDIDPQANATTGLGFHRSDYEYNIYHVLIGRKRLSQVILETSLSTLHVAPSNIGLVGVEKEFYDNNTKGRELILKTKIEEIKDQYDYIIIDSPPALGSITINALSAANSVIIPIQCEFFALEGLAQLLNTVKLIKKTINPTLEIKGFLPTMYSTQNNLSKQVFADLKEHFKSKLFVDKESASYVVIPRNIKLAESPSFGKPIILYDVESPGSKAYQNLANSILVS, from the coding sequence ATGAGTGAGATTATAGCGATAGCAAATCAAAAGGGCGGTGTTGGTAAGACAACCACTGCTATCAATTTGGCTGCCTCCTTAGCAGTTGCTGAAAAGCGCGTGTTATTGATCGATATTGACCCTCAAGCCAATGCGACAACCGGTCTTGGTTTTCACAGAAGCGACTATGAGTACAACATCTATCACGTGCTTATCGGCAGAAAACGTCTTTCGCAAGTCATTCTTGAGACGTCACTTTCAACCTTACATGTAGCGCCATCGAATATTGGACTTGTAGGAGTTGAAAAAGAGTTTTATGATAACAATACCAAGGGTCGCGAGCTTATTTTGAAAACGAAAATTGAAGAGATTAAAGATCAATACGATTACATTATCATCGATTCACCTCCAGCACTTGGAAGCATTACAATCAATGCACTCAGCGCTGCAAACTCTGTAATTATCCCGATTCAGTGCGAATTTTTTGCATTGGAAGGTTTGGCGCAGTTACTCAATACCGTCAAACTGATTAAAAAAACGATTAACCCGACACTAGAAATTAAAGGCTTTTTACCGACCATGTACAGCACCCAAAACAACCTCTCAAAACAAGTTTTTGCAGACCTTAAAGAGCATTTTAAAAGCAAACTGTTTGTGGATAAAGAGAGTGCTTCGTATGTGGTCATTCCTCGCAATATCAAACTGGCAGAATCCCCAAGTTTTGGCAAACCGATTATTTTATACGATGTAGAATCGCCTGGTTCTAAAGCGTATCAAAATCTTGCCAATTCGATTTTAGTGAGTTAA
- a CDS encoding ParB/RepB/Spo0J family partition protein, translating into MSAKKVLGRGLSAIIEDVEEAYKQDIEQAKDLVRDIAIERITPNPYQPRTHFNEVALKELSESIKRHGLLQPIIVVAKDDGYMLLAGERRLRASKLAGFTKIKAIVADIESKNLRELALIENIQREDLNPVELAIAYKELIEEYKITQDGLSEIIHKSRTQITNTIRLLSLSDQTKKYLAEGILSQGHAKVLVGLEPKDEETIVNTILGQKLSVRETEALVKKLKSSDESTGKVEKTVSAIPEELQTLTSRLKELGFEAKPKANTITIHFKNGEAIYTFLEQLKS; encoded by the coding sequence ATGAGTGCAAAGAAGGTTTTAGGACGAGGACTGAGTGCGATTATCGAAGATGTCGAAGAGGCATACAAACAAGATATTGAGCAAGCAAAAGATTTGGTTCGTGACATTGCCATTGAGCGTATTACCCCAAATCCTTACCAACCACGAACGCATTTTAATGAAGTTGCTTTAAAAGAACTCAGCGAATCGATTAAGCGTCATGGCTTATTGCAACCGATCATTGTGGTTGCTAAAGATGATGGCTATATGCTTCTTGCAGGTGAACGTCGTTTACGTGCGAGCAAACTAGCAGGCTTTACAAAAATAAAAGCCATTGTGGCAGACATCGAATCAAAAAATCTACGTGAATTAGCGCTGATAGAAAATATTCAAAGAGAAGACCTTAATCCCGTCGAACTTGCCATTGCCTATAAAGAACTCATTGAAGAGTATAAAATAACCCAAGATGGACTCTCTGAAATTATCCATAAAAGCCGAACCCAAATCACCAACACGATTCGGTTACTGAGCTTAAGTGATCAAACAAAAAAATACCTTGCAGAAGGTATTCTCTCTCAAGGTCATGCAAAAGTTTTGGTAGGACTTGAACCCAAAGATGAAGAGACGATCGTCAACACCATTTTAGGTCAAAAACTGAGTGTGCGTGAAACCGAAGCGTTGGTAAAGAAGCTTAAAAGCAGTGATGAGTCAACTGGTAAAGTAGAAAAGACCGTTTCGGCTATTCCTGAAGAGCTTCAAACACTTACAAGCAGGCTGAAAGAGCTTGGCTTTGAGGCAAAACCTAAAGCAAATACCATCACAATCCATTTTAAAAACGGTGAAGCAATTTATACTTTTTTGGAGCAATTGAAGTCTTAA
- a CDS encoding FoF1 ATP synthase subunit B', whose amino-acid sequence MLDIIPALLLVTGTVFLVMLILLNKTLYKPLLEFIDNRNNSINRDLENAGKNASDVVAYYQEVETILSEGKMEAAKIREAALNEAKEKAGKRVEQKKSDLEAQSVTFLKALESEKDEFKNGLLAQMPLFKESVAAKLSHI is encoded by the coding sequence ATGTTGGATATTATCCCAGCACTGTTACTGGTGACTGGAACTGTGTTTTTAGTGATGTTAATACTTCTTAACAAAACGCTTTACAAACCCCTTCTGGAGTTTATCGACAATAGAAATAACTCTATTAATCGTGATTTAGAAAATGCAGGGAAAAATGCCAGTGACGTTGTAGCCTACTATCAAGAAGTAGAAACGATTTTGTCTGAGGGCAAAATGGAAGCAGCGAAAATTAGAGAAGCTGCACTGAATGAGGCAAAAGAGAAAGCGGGCAAAAGAGTTGAGCAAAAAAAGAGTGATCTTGAAGCTCAAAGCGTAACGTTCTTGAAGGCTTTAGAGTCAGAAAAGGATGAGTTTAAAAATGGTCTGTTGGCACAAATGCCTCTTTTCAAAGAGAGTGTTGCTGCTAAACTGAGCCATATTTAA
- a CDS encoding F0F1 ATP synthase subunit B: MKINYFLLLLAPMALLASGGESGGSTDIFPRAVNFLIFAAIMYYYVADAAKQWYVGRKNEIATKLDSIQVKLKESNSKKETALAKVEEAKANARVIVETAKKEALLLADKVAQDADVEIESLSRAFEDRVSIERRKMQRAIVCEVLDEMFKEGSISLDNDEIVKIVNKKVA, encoded by the coding sequence ATGAAAATAAACTATTTTTTACTCTTGTTAGCTCCAATGGCACTTTTAGCCAGTGGTGGTGAAAGTGGCGGATCGACGGATATTTTTCCAAGAGCTGTCAACTTTTTAATCTTTGCTGCGATTATGTACTACTACGTTGCAGATGCTGCAAAACAGTGGTATGTTGGGCGTAAAAACGAGATTGCAACGAAGTTAGATTCAATTCAAGTTAAATTGAAAGAGTCTAATAGCAAAAAAGAGACTGCCCTTGCTAAAGTCGAAGAGGCAAAAGCAAATGCAAGAGTCATTGTTGAAACGGCTAAAAAAGAGGCACTTCTTTTAGCTGATAAAGTTGCACAAGACGCAGATGTCGAAATCGAAAGTTTGAGCAGAGCCTTTGAAGATCGTGTCAGTATTGAGCGTCGTAAAATGCAAAGAGCTATTGTCTGTGAAGTTTTAGATGAGATGTTTAAAGAGGGTTCTATCTCTTTAGACAATGATGAAATCGTTAAAATTGTCAATAAGAAGGTTGCATAA
- a CDS encoding F0F1 ATP synthase subunit delta, whose product MSGAIAKKYVNALMSSCNDAELTEIYGLLTQLVGALTIEKFHNIILSPDVSAKAKEELVLSLVETKNTKFQNFIKLLSHNDRLTLISVVAKELKYQLSLKNNTYEGSVATNFKMSQAQVSMLEENFSKKFNAKIKLNANENSYPGIKVELDDLGVEVSFSVERLKAQLTEHILKAI is encoded by the coding sequence ATGAGTGGAGCAATAGCAAAAAAATATGTTAATGCGCTCATGAGTAGCTGTAATGATGCTGAATTAACAGAGATTTATGGTTTGTTAACTCAATTGGTTGGGGCCTTAACGATAGAGAAGTTTCATAACATTATTCTCTCTCCAGATGTCTCTGCAAAAGCGAAAGAAGAATTAGTTCTCTCTTTGGTTGAAACTAAAAATACGAAATTTCAAAATTTCATCAAATTACTGAGTCACAACGATCGTCTTACCTTGATTTCGGTTGTTGCGAAAGAGTTAAAATACCAACTCTCTTTAAAAAACAATACATACGAAGGGAGTGTTGCGACCAACTTCAAAATGAGTCAAGCACAAGTCAGTATGTTAGAAGAGAATTTCAGTAAAAAGTTTAATGCTAAGATTAAATTAAATGCGAACGAAAACAGTTATCCGGGTATTAAGGTTGAGTTAGATGATTTGGGTGTTGAAGTAAGCTTCTCAGTTGAGCGTCTTAAAGCTCAATTAACAGAGCATATCTTGAAAGCAATTTAA
- the atpA gene encoding F0F1 ATP synthase subunit alpha: MKADEISSIIKERIENFELNVDIEETGKVISVADGVANVYGLKNVMAGEMVEFENGERGMALNLEESSVGIVVLGSCNEIKEGSSVKRLAKLLRVPVGEALVGRVVNSLGDPIDAKGPINATETRFVEEKAHGIMARKSVHEPLQTGIKAIDALVPIGRGQRELIIGDRQTGKTTIALDTIINQKGQNVTCIYVAIGQKQSTVAQVVKKLEEHGAMEYTIIVNAGASESAAMQFLAPYAGVSMGEFFRDSGKHALIVYDDLSKHAVAYREMSLILRRPPGREAYPGDVFYLHSRLLERAAKVNDELGAGSLTALPIIETQAGDVSAYIPTNVISITDGQIFLESDLFNSGIRPAINVGLSVSRVGGAAQIKATKQVAGTMRLDLAQYRELQAFAQFASDLDESSRKQLERGQRMVELLKQPPYAPIPVEKQILIIFAGAKGYLDSIDVKSVGRFEAELNSYVEAKYADIFEQLKAKKAIDKELEELLHKALSEFKATFAVK, encoded by the coding sequence ATGAAAGCTGACGAAATCAGTTCAATCATTAAAGAGCGTATTGAAAACTTTGAGCTCAATGTAGATATCGAAGAGACAGGTAAAGTTATCTCTGTAGCTGACGGTGTTGCAAACGTTTATGGTTTGAAAAACGTTATGGCCGGTGAAATGGTTGAGTTTGAAAATGGCGAGAGAGGCATGGCACTTAACCTTGAAGAATCAAGCGTAGGTATCGTTGTTCTTGGTAGTTGTAATGAGATTAAAGAAGGCTCTTCTGTTAAAAGATTAGCAAAACTTCTTCGTGTTCCAGTCGGTGAAGCATTGGTGGGTCGTGTTGTCAACTCATTAGGTGATCCTATTGATGCAAAAGGGCCGATTAACGCCACTGAAACACGTTTCGTTGAAGAAAAAGCACATGGTATTATGGCACGTAAATCCGTTCATGAGCCCCTTCAAACAGGTATTAAAGCGATCGATGCACTTGTACCAATTGGTAGAGGTCAAAGAGAGCTTATCATTGGTGATAGACAAACAGGTAAAACAACAATTGCCCTTGATACCATCATTAACCAAAAAGGTCAAAACGTTACATGTATTTATGTTGCGATTGGTCAAAAACAATCAACCGTTGCTCAAGTCGTTAAAAAACTTGAAGAACACGGCGCTATGGAATACACAATCATCGTTAATGCAGGTGCAAGTGAGTCTGCTGCTATGCAATTCTTGGCTCCATACGCAGGTGTTTCTATGGGTGAGTTTTTTAGAGACAGTGGCAAACATGCGTTAATCGTGTATGATGATCTTTCAAAACATGCGGTTGCTTACCGTGAGATGTCATTGATTCTCAGACGTCCTCCGGGTCGTGAAGCATACCCAGGTGATGTTTTTTATCTACACTCAAGACTTCTTGAGCGTGCAGCGAAAGTTAATGATGAATTAGGTGCTGGTTCTTTGACAGCTCTTCCAATCATTGAAACACAAGCAGGCGACGTATCTGCGTATATTCCAACCAACGTTATCTCTATTACCGATGGTCAGATCTTCTTGGAATCCGATCTCTTTAACTCAGGTATTCGTCCTGCGATTAACGTGGGTCTATCGGTTTCACGTGTTGGTGGTGCGGCACAAATTAAAGCAACCAAACAAGTTGCAGGTACGATGAGACTTGACCTTGCTCAATACCGTGAGCTTCAAGCATTTGCACAATTTGCAAGTGATCTTGATGAGTCAAGCCGTAAACAATTAGAGCGTGGTCAACGTATGGTTGAACTCTTGAAACAACCTCCTTATGCACCAATTCCTGTTGAAAAACAGATTTTGATTATTTTTGCAGGTGCTAAAGGGTACTTAGACAGTATTGATGTTAAATCAGTAGGCCGTTTTGAAGCGGAACTTAACTCTTATGTTGAAGCAAAGTATGCAGATATTTTTGAACAACTTAAAGCTAAAAAAGCGATTGATAAAGAGCTTGAAGAGCTATTACATAAGGCATTGAGCGAGTTTAAAGCGACGTTTGCAGTCAAGTAA
- the atpG gene encoding ATP synthase F1 subunit gamma gives MANLKEIKRKIKSVQNTQKTTRAMKLVSTAKLKRAEMAAKQSRVYAVKINEVLSEIAYKINQYTNGAVESRFFDKNETPSTIDVIFVTADKGLCGGFNIQTIKAVRNLLSEYGKQNVTVRLRAVGRKGMAFFNFQGTELLTSYAGVSSSPSYEKAQEIIQSAIDDFVEGKTDKVILIHNGYKNMISQELKIVDVVPVQSPLETLETSSLMELEPDESGEEILDSLLQKYFEYNMYYALIDSLAAEHSARMQAMENATNNAKERVGILTLAYNKARQESITTELIEIISGVESMK, from the coding sequence ATGGCAAACCTTAAAGAGATAAAAAGAAAAATTAAGAGTGTTCAGAATACTCAAAAAACAACACGCGCTATGAAGCTGGTTTCAACTGCAAAGTTAAAACGTGCCGAAATGGCTGCAAAGCAATCACGTGTGTACGCCGTTAAAATTAACGAAGTGCTCTCAGAGATTGCTTATAAAATCAACCAGTACACCAACGGTGCAGTTGAGAGTCGTTTTTTTGATAAAAATGAGACACCCAGCACAATTGATGTCATTTTTGTGACCGCAGATAAAGGTTTGTGTGGTGGTTTTAATATTCAAACCATTAAAGCTGTTCGTAACCTTTTATCTGAATATGGAAAACAAAATGTGACCGTTCGACTTCGTGCTGTCGGAAGAAAAGGTATGGCATTTTTCAATTTCCAAGGAACTGAGCTTTTGACCTCCTATGCAGGCGTAAGCTCATCTCCAAGTTATGAAAAAGCACAAGAAATTATTCAAAGTGCAATTGATGATTTTGTTGAAGGTAAAACTGACAAAGTTATTTTGATCCATAATGGATATAAAAATATGATTTCGCAAGAGTTGAAAATCGTGGATGTTGTACCGGTACAATCTCCTCTTGAAACACTCGAAACAAGCTCCTTAATGGAATTAGAGCCTGATGAGAGTGGCGAAGAGATTTTAGATTCATTGTTGCAAAAATATTTTGAATACAATATGTATTATGCACTCATTGATTCACTCGCAGCTGAACACAGTGCGAGAATGCAAGCGATGGAGAATGCAACCAACAATGCCAAAGAGCGTGTTGGCATTTTAACATTGGCCTACAATAAAGCTAGACAAGAGTCTATTACTACTGAGCTCATTGAGATTATCAGTGGTGTAGAATCTATGAAATAA
- the atpD gene encoding F0F1 ATP synthase subunit beta has translation MNGLISQIMGPVVDVDFNGYLPKINEAIEVNYEVEGKKQRLILEVAAHLGDNRVRTIAMDMSEGLTRGISVKALGNPIQVPVGEEVLGRIFNVIGDVIDQGADVSRKTLWSIHREPPKFEEQSTKSEIFETGIKVVDLLAPYAKGGKVGLFGGAGVGKTVIIMELIHNVAFKHSGYSVFAGVGERTREGNDLYHEMKDSNVLDKVALCYGQMSEPPGARNRIALTGLTMAEYFRDEMGLDVLMFIDNIFRFSQSGAEMSALLGRIPSAVGYQPTLASEMGKFQERITSTKKGSITSVQAVYVPADDLTDPAPATVFAHLDATTVLNRAIAEKGIYPAVDPLDSSSRMLNPEILGADHYNVSRGVQAVLQKYKDLQDIIAILGMDELSEEDKVTVDRARKIERFLSQPFFVAEVFTGSPGKYVTLEESIAGFKGILDGKYDDLPEAAFYMVGTIEEVIEKAAKLKS, from the coding sequence ATGAATGGATTAATTAGCCAGATTATGGGTCCAGTTGTTGACGTCGATTTTAATGGCTACCTTCCTAAAATCAATGAAGCGATTGAAGTGAATTATGAAGTAGAAGGCAAGAAGCAACGTTTGATTCTTGAAGTAGCAGCACATTTAGGCGACAACCGTGTAAGAACAATTGCGATGGATATGAGTGAAGGTTTAACAAGAGGAATCAGTGTTAAAGCTTTAGGCAATCCTATTCAAGTTCCCGTAGGTGAAGAGGTTCTAGGACGTATTTTTAACGTCATTGGTGATGTCATCGATCAAGGTGCGGATGTTTCAAGAAAAACACTTTGGTCTATTCACAGAGAACCACCAAAATTTGAAGAGCAAAGTACAAAATCTGAGATTTTTGAGACAGGTATCAAAGTTGTTGACTTACTTGCCCCTTATGCAAAAGGTGGTAAAGTTGGACTCTTCGGTGGTGCTGGCGTTGGTAAAACCGTTATTATTATGGAACTCATTCACAACGTTGCGTTTAAACACAGCGGTTACTCTGTATTTGCAGGTGTTGGTGAGCGAACACGTGAGGGAAATGACCTTTACCATGAGATGAAAGACTCTAACGTCTTGGATAAAGTTGCTTTATGTTATGGTCAAATGAGTGAACCACCAGGAGCAAGAAATAGAATTGCACTTACAGGTCTTACCATGGCTGAGTATTTCCGTGATGAAATGGGTCTGGATGTATTGATGTTTATTGATAACATTTTCCGTTTCTCTCAATCAGGTGCTGAGATGTCTGCACTTCTTGGACGTATTCCTTCGGCAGTTGGTTATCAACCAACATTAGCCAGTGAGATGGGTAAATTCCAAGAGAGAATTACATCAACTAAAAAAGGTTCTATTACGTCTGTTCAAGCGGTTTACGTACCAGCGGATGACTTAACTGACCCTGCTCCTGCAACGGTATTTGCTCACTTAGATGCAACAACCGTACTTAACCGTGCGATTGCTGAAAAAGGTATTTATCCAGCGGTTGATCCTCTTGATTCAAGTTCACGTATGCTTAATCCAGAAATTTTGGGTGCGGATCACTATAATGTCTCTCGTGGCGTCCAAGCGGTACTTCAAAAATACAAAGATCTTCAAGATATTATTGCGATTCTTGGTATGGACGAGCTTAGTGAAGAAGACAAAGTTACGGTTGATCGTGCTCGTAAAATTGAAAGATTCCTTTCTCAACCATTCTTCGTTGCAGAGGTATTTACAGGAAGTCCTGGAAAATACGTCACGCTTGAAGAGTCAATTGCTGGCTTTAAAGGTATTCTTGATGGTAAGTACGATGATTTACCAGAAGCTGCGTTCTACATGGTAGGAACTATTGAAGAAGTTATTGAGAAAGCTGCAAAACTAAAAAGCTAA